The Xiphias gladius isolate SHS-SW01 ecotype Sanya breed wild chromosome 7, ASM1685928v1, whole genome shotgun sequence genome window below encodes:
- the slc1a5 gene encoding neutral amino acid transporter B(0) yields the protein MAEKLDMEDGKVSNGEANLDEPSGLTSPEDSSPKPLSQRVKRIVRANLLVILTVAGVIVGVFIGLGLRNVALTRTQVIYIGYPGELLIRLLKMIIIPLVVCSLVSGAASIDPKALGKLGGWAMLFFLVTTLIASSIGVVMAFILTPGSVTVGKPKIQGLDGDVPASKEVIDSFLDLIRNIFPSNLVSAAFQSYSTSYKLITKNGTDGNPNLTVEKVPFGKDQDGMNILGLVVFAIVFGVALRKLEEEGEILIKFFNSFNEATMVLVSWIMWYAPLGIMFLVAGKIVEMEDVGTLFASLGKYIACCIIGHAIHGLLVLPAIYFIITRKNPYTFLWGIFTALATAFGTSSSSATLPLMMKCVEENNGVSKHISRFILPIGATVNMDGAALFQCVAAVFIAQLNNSSLNFIQVITILVTATASSVGAAGIPAGGVLTLAIILEAVGLPTNDISLILAVDWLVDRTCTVLNVEGDAFGAGLLQFFVDRTSKQEEGAELSEVRLEGDPSTAAPEHSPLIEKGGGRDSAKTALSSEKESVM from the exons ATGGCGGAGAAGCTAGATATGGAGGACGGGAAGGTGTCCAACGGCGAGGCGAACCTCGATGAACCCAGCGGGCTGACCAGCCCCGAGGACAGCAGTCCGAAGCCGCTGTCCCAGCGGGTGAAGAGGATAGTGCGGGCCAACTTGCTGGTGATCCTCACCGTGGCCGGGGTCATCGTCGGTGTTTTTATCGGACTCGGTTTGCGCAACGTGGCTCTGACCAGGACCCAGGTCATCTACATAGGCTACCCCGGTGAGCTGCTGATCCGGCTGCTGAAGATGATCATCATACCCCTGGTCGTGTGCAGCCTAGTGTCCGGGGCGGCCAGCATCGACCCCAAAGCCCTGGGCAAACTCGGCGGATGGGCAATGCTGTTCTTCCTCGTCACCACTTTGATCGCCTCCTCCATTGGAGTCGTGATGGCTTTCATCCTAACCCCCGGTTCGGTGACAGTCGGGAAACCCAAGATACAAGGATTGGACGGCGACGTGCCTGCCTCTAAAGAAGTGATAGACTCCTTCTTAGATCTGATCAG aAACATCTTTCCTTCCAATCTGGTGTCTGCTGCCTTTCAGTCA TATTCAACCAGCTACAAGCTGATTACAAAGAACGGCACAGATGGAAACCCCAACCTCACAGTGGAGAAG GTGCCCTTTGGAAAGGACCAGGATGGCATGAATATTCTTGGTCTGGTAGTGTTTGCCATTGTGTTTGGTGTGGCTTTAAGGAAGctggaagaggaaggagagatcCTCATCAAGTTCTTTAACTCCTTCAACGAGGCCACCATGGTGCTGGTCTCCTGGATCATGTG GTATGCCCCTCTGGGTATCATGTTCCTTGTAGCTGGCAAGATCGTTGAGATGGAGGACGTTGGCACACTGTTCGCCAGTCTGGGAAAATATATAGCCTGCTGTATCATCGGACATGCCATCCACGGCCTTCTTGTGCTGCCCGCCATCTACTTCATCATTACAAGGAAGAACCCATACACCTTCCTCTGGGGGATATTCACAGCCCTGGCAACAGCCTTCGGAACAAGCTCCAG cTCGGCCACCCTGCCCCTGATGATGAAGTGTGTCGAGGAAAATAACGGCGTATCCAAGCACATTAGCCGTTTTATTCTGCCCATCGGAGCAACAGTCAACATGGACGGAGCTGCTCTCTTCCAGTGTGTGGCTGCAGTTTTCATCGCTCAGCTGAACAACTCTTCCCTTAACTTCATCCAAGTCATAACCATCCT TGTGACAGCTACAGCATCCAGTGTTGGAGCAGCAGGTATACCTGCCGGTGGTGTGTTGACCCTAGCTATCATCCTGGAGGCAGTAGGACTGCCCACCAATGACATCTCTCTAATCCTGGCCGTTGACTGGCTTGT TGACCGTACCTGCACAGTGCTGAATGTAGAGGGCGATGCATTCGGAGCTGGGCTCTTGCAGTTCTTTGTTGACCGTACATCCAAACAAGAGGAAGGAGCAGAGCTGAGCGAGGTCAGGCTGGAGGGGGACCCATCAACTGCTGCGCCCGAGCACTCGCCTCTCATTGAGAAGGGGGGTGGGAGGGACAGTGCAAAGACAGCACTGTCCAGTGAAAAAGAGTCTGTCATGTAA